Proteins encoded in a region of the Coffea eugenioides isolate CCC68of chromosome 4, Ceug_1.0, whole genome shotgun sequence genome:
- the LOC113768023 gene encoding protein LONGIFOLIA 1 isoform X1 has protein sequence MATKFLHSLTDDNPDLQKQIGCMTGIFQLFDRQHIITPRRITGHSTKRIHSGVTFEKESSTIYNRSATVEKHSSKHVLERQILSTESSRASFSSSSRSSSFSSLDYNKTGQTEPFDQIIFPETPSRDPAMSQANTSPQFGRQMLDLREVVKDSMYREAQGLPVKTVGRDGAADSLAKHRDSPGPVQLSRANDGSYGQGVNGKQDLPVDLKESLRVLSKLREAPWYTNELRELSRSSSYQSKDGSSFSLVKEAPRFSYDGREMRNVPFESQDNSKSSLKFKELPRLSLDSRENSMRNFNSDLPPDLYLKFPLKENGSSNSNVTSQQQKSGTQSRPPSVVAKLMGLEALPDSISSAESKRSASDILVEETIRFAGSSELSDLCRPIQVSNSTKNLWKEPRSPRWKNPDSIMKPISRFPIEPAPWKQMDGNWSSQKPACKGMKAPAKSPFSFPSVYSEIEKRIKDLEFSQSGKDLRALKQILEAMQTKGLLEIQKEEALNFSASKDHEQRFTNSTSARTGSQRKLQNDIVSTSTRRGTMSSRKFESPIVIMKPAKLVEKSGIPASSVLPIDDLSSLPQIQGGTFSDSRRSAINSRAAKDQIPKSGSRDNAGNSKDMKSNNRVLKSPQTSVKSPQLPKESSAGSLKSSGSISPRMQPKRQELEKRSRPPIPPSDLSRTRRQPNNKQATESSSPGGRRRQKSMNLQLSGDQLSENTNESRNLSYHENEISAQSDGSILSDSRLDVEVTSAERSPEISSGYSPSMEAVHYLVSDLINKKSMPIAIEEEPLAEHPTVAPEYPSPVSVLDSAMDMDDSPSPVKRITKTFRGDESHETNVIPNTEECSVVDSLATNAVGPCPASEISRKKLQNVENLVQKLRRLNSSHDEARIDYIASLCDNTNPDHRYISEILLASGLLLRDLGSSLTNFQFDPSGPPINPKLFLVLEQTKGGSTYLKEECAPEKAVQLRSKQKVHRKLIFDTINEILARKLAILELSSDPWLRPLKLARESLNAQKLLRELCSEVELLQGKSSKSSLEDEDDGLKTILWEDVMNRSENWTAFNSEVSSMVLDVERMIFKDLVDEVVIGEAPALRNKPVGRRQLFAK, from the exons ATGGCAACAAAGTTTTTACATTCACTGACTGATGACAACCCGGATTTGCAAAAGCAAATAGGATGTATGACAGGGATCTTTCAACTCTTTGATCGCCAACATATCATTACTCCCAGGCGCATCACTGGGCACAGCACAAAAAGGATTCATTCTG GTGTTACTTTTGAAAAAGAGTCTAGTACTATCTACAACAGATCTGCAACAGTG GAAAAACATTCAAGCAAGCATGTGTTGGAGAGGCAAATACTTTCCACCGAGTCTTCTAGAGcatcattttcttcctcctcccGTTCATCTTCGTTCTCATCTCTAGACTACAATAAGACTGGTCAAACAGAGCCTTTTGACCAAATAATTTTCCCTGAAACACCTTCGAGGGATCCAGCAATGAGCCAAGCTAATACATCCCCACAGTTTGGTCGCCAAATGCTTGACCTGCGGGAAGTGGTCAAGGACTCCATGTACAGGGAAGCTCAGGGATTGCCTGTTAAAACTGTAGGCAGAGATGGGGCAGCAGATTCTCTGGCCAAGCATAGAGACTCCCCAGGGCCTGTACAGCTTTCTAGAGCCAATGACGGCTCTTATGGCCAGGGCGTCAATGGGAAGCAGGACTTGCCTGTTGATCTTAAGGAATCTCTTAGAGTTCTTTCTAAACTCCGTGAAGCACCTTGGTATACAAATGAACTGAGAGAACTTTCAAGGTCATCGTCATATCAGTCAAAAGATGGGTCATCCTTTTCCTTAGTAAAAGAGGCTCCTCGGTTTTCTTATGATGGAAGGGAGATGCGTAATGTACCTTTCGAATCACAGGACAATTCAAAATCCTCCCTGAAGTTTAAAGAGCTGCCAAGACTTTCCTTAGACAGTAGAGAAAATTCAATGCGAAACTTCAACTCTGATTTGCCACCTGACCTATATCTGAAATTTCCTCTGAAGGAAAATGGGAGTTCCAATTCCAATGTTACTAGTCAGCAGCAAAAATCAGGAACTCAGTCACGGCCTCCAAGTGTTGTTGCGAAGCTAATGGGTTTGGAAGCATTACCAGATTCTATATCCTCTGCTGAAAGTAAAAGGAGTGCTAGTGACATTTTAGTTGAGGAAACAATTCGTTTTGCTGGGTCTTCAGAACTTAGTGACCTGTGTCGACCAATCCAGGTTTCTAATTCTACAAAAAACTTGTGGAAGGAACCAAGATCACCACGCTGGAAAAATCCTGATTCAATAATGAAACCCATTTCAAGATTTCCTATTGAACCAGCACCATGGAAGCAGATGGATGGGAATTGGAGTTCTCAAAAGCCAGCTTGTAAGGGTATGAAAGCTCCAGCTAAATCCCCTTTCAGCTTTCCTTCAGTTTACAGTGAAATTGAGAAGAGGATAAAAGATCTTGAATTTTCACAATCAGGGAAGGATCTCAGAGCTCTTAAACAGATACTTGAAGCAATGCAGACCAAAGGGCTGCTAGAAATTCAGAAAGAGGAGGCTCTAAACTTTTCTGCTTCAAAGGACCATGAACAAAGATTTACGAATTCTACAAGTGCAAGAACGGGAAGTCAGCGAAAGCTGCAAAATGATATTGTTTCTACTTCCACCAGAAGGGGGACCATGTCTTCAAGGAAATTTGAGTCCCCAATTGTCATCATGAAACCTGCGAAACtagttgaaaaatctggaattCCTGCCTCTTCAGTCTTACCCATAGACGACTTATCCAGTCTCCCACAAATTCAAGGTGGTACCTTTTCTGACAGTAGAAGGAGTGCAATTAATAGTAGAGCAGCTAAAGACCAGATTCCTAAGTCTGGGAGCCGAGACAATGCTGGAAATTCCAAAGATATGAAATCCAACAATAGAGTACTGAAATCTCCACAGACATCAGTAAAGTCTCCACAGTTGCCAAAAGAAAGCAGTGCAGGCTCGCTAAAGAGCTCAGGGTCCATCAGCCCAAGAATGCAGCCGAAGAGACAGGAGTTGGAGAAGCGGTCGAGGCCTCCTATACCTCCATCGGATTTAAGCAGGACAAGAAGGCAACCCAATAATAAGCAAGCAACAGAATCAAGCTCCCCAGGTGGAAGACGCAGGCAAAAGTCTATGAATTTACAACTAAGTGGTGACCAGCTGAGTGAGAACACTAATGAATCAAGGAATTTGAGCTAccatgaaaatgaaatttcagctcaatcagatgGAAGTATCTTATCTGATTCAAGGTTGGATGTGGAAGTCACCAGTGCTGAAAGATCTCCTGAGATTAGTAGCGGCTATAGTCCATCGATGGAGGCTGTCCATTACCTGGTTTCTGACTTAATTAATAAG AAATCTATGCCCATAGCCATAGAAGAAGAACCATTGGCAGAGCATCCTACAGTTGCTCCTGAGTATCCTAGCCCTGTGTCAGTTCTTGACAGTGCTATGGATATGGATGACTCACCATCACCCGTGAAGAGGATAACAAAGACCTTCCGAG GTGATGAATCTCATGAGACTAATGTAATTCCCAATACAGAGGAATGTAGTGTGGTGGACAGTTTAGCAACTAATGCTGTTGGACCTTGCCCTGCATCTGAAATTAGCAGGAAGAAACTGCAAAACGTTGAAAATCTGGTTCAGAAACTTAGAAGACTCAACTCTAGCCATGATGAAGCCCGCATCGATTATATTGCATCTCTTTGTGATAACACGAACCCAGACCACAGATACATTTCTGAGATTTTATTAGCCTCTGGTCTCCTCCTGAGGGACCTTGGCTCAAGTCTGACAAACTTCCAGTTTGATCCGTCAGGCCCCCCTATCAATCCTAAACTATTTTTGGTATTGGAACAAACGAAAGGAGGCAGCACTTACTTAAAGGAAGAATGTGCTCCAGAAAAGGCTGTCCAGTTGCGGTCAAAACAAAAAGTTCacagaaaactcatttttgatACCATTAATGAAATTCTTGCCAGAAAACTAGCAATCCTGGAACTGTCTTCGGATCCATGGTTAAGACCTCTGAAGCTGGCAAGAGAGTCTTTGAATGCACAAAAGCTTCTGAGAGAATTGTGTTCGGAAGTAGAACTGCTTCAAGGTAAAAGCTCAAAGAGCAGCTTAGAGGATGAAGATGATGGATTGAAAACCATCTTGTGGGAGGATGTGATGAATCGATCAGAAAATTGGACAGCTTTCAACAGTGAAGTTTCAAGCATGGTTCTCGATGTTGAGCGCATGATCTTTAAAGATTTAGTTGATGAAGTTGTGATTGGTGAGGCACCTGCTTTGAGAAACAAACCAGTCGGGCGTCGACAATTGTTTGCAAAGTAG
- the LOC113768023 gene encoding protein LONGIFOLIA 1 isoform X2 has protein sequence MATKFLHSLTDDNPDLQKQIGCMTGIFQLFDRQHIITPRRITGHSTKRIHSGVTFEKESSTIYNRSATVEKHSSKHVLERQILSTESSRASFSSSSRSSSFSSLDYNKTGQTEPFDQIIFPETPSRDPAMSQANTSPQFGRQMLDLREVVKDSMYREAQGLPVKTVGRDGAADSLAKHRDSPGPVQLSRANDGSYGQGVNGKQDLPVDLKESLRVLSKLREAPWYTNELRELSRSSSYQSKDGSSFSLVKEAPRFSYDGREMRNVPFESQDNSKSSLKFKELPRLSLDSRENSMRNFNSDLPPDLYLKFPLKENGSSNSNVTSQQQKSGTQSRPPSVVAKLMGLEALPDSISSAGSSELSDLCRPIQVSNSTKNLWKEPRSPRWKNPDSIMKPISRFPIEPAPWKQMDGNWSSQKPACKGMKAPAKSPFSFPSVYSEIEKRIKDLEFSQSGKDLRALKQILEAMQTKGLLEIQKEEALNFSASKDHEQRFTNSTSARTGSQRKLQNDIVSTSTRRGTMSSRKFESPIVIMKPAKLVEKSGIPASSVLPIDDLSSLPQIQGGTFSDSRRSAINSRAAKDQIPKSGSRDNAGNSKDMKSNNRVLKSPQTSVKSPQLPKESSAGSLKSSGSISPRMQPKRQELEKRSRPPIPPSDLSRTRRQPNNKQATESSSPGGRRRQKSMNLQLSGDQLSENTNESRNLSYHENEISAQSDGSILSDSRLDVEVTSAERSPEISSGYSPSMEAVHYLVSDLINKKSMPIAIEEEPLAEHPTVAPEYPSPVSVLDSAMDMDDSPSPVKRITKTFRGDESHETNVIPNTEECSVVDSLATNAVGPCPASEISRKKLQNVENLVQKLRRLNSSHDEARIDYIASLCDNTNPDHRYISEILLASGLLLRDLGSSLTNFQFDPSGPPINPKLFLVLEQTKGGSTYLKEECAPEKAVQLRSKQKVHRKLIFDTINEILARKLAILELSSDPWLRPLKLARESLNAQKLLRELCSEVELLQGKSSKSSLEDEDDGLKTILWEDVMNRSENWTAFNSEVSSMVLDVERMIFKDLVDEVVIGEAPALRNKPVGRRQLFAK, from the exons ATGGCAACAAAGTTTTTACATTCACTGACTGATGACAACCCGGATTTGCAAAAGCAAATAGGATGTATGACAGGGATCTTTCAACTCTTTGATCGCCAACATATCATTACTCCCAGGCGCATCACTGGGCACAGCACAAAAAGGATTCATTCTG GTGTTACTTTTGAAAAAGAGTCTAGTACTATCTACAACAGATCTGCAACAGTG GAAAAACATTCAAGCAAGCATGTGTTGGAGAGGCAAATACTTTCCACCGAGTCTTCTAGAGcatcattttcttcctcctcccGTTCATCTTCGTTCTCATCTCTAGACTACAATAAGACTGGTCAAACAGAGCCTTTTGACCAAATAATTTTCCCTGAAACACCTTCGAGGGATCCAGCAATGAGCCAAGCTAATACATCCCCACAGTTTGGTCGCCAAATGCTTGACCTGCGGGAAGTGGTCAAGGACTCCATGTACAGGGAAGCTCAGGGATTGCCTGTTAAAACTGTAGGCAGAGATGGGGCAGCAGATTCTCTGGCCAAGCATAGAGACTCCCCAGGGCCTGTACAGCTTTCTAGAGCCAATGACGGCTCTTATGGCCAGGGCGTCAATGGGAAGCAGGACTTGCCTGTTGATCTTAAGGAATCTCTTAGAGTTCTTTCTAAACTCCGTGAAGCACCTTGGTATACAAATGAACTGAGAGAACTTTCAAGGTCATCGTCATATCAGTCAAAAGATGGGTCATCCTTTTCCTTAGTAAAAGAGGCTCCTCGGTTTTCTTATGATGGAAGGGAGATGCGTAATGTACCTTTCGAATCACAGGACAATTCAAAATCCTCCCTGAAGTTTAAAGAGCTGCCAAGACTTTCCTTAGACAGTAGAGAAAATTCAATGCGAAACTTCAACTCTGATTTGCCACCTGACCTATATCTGAAATTTCCTCTGAAGGAAAATGGGAGTTCCAATTCCAATGTTACTAGTCAGCAGCAAAAATCAGGAACTCAGTCACGGCCTCCAAGTGTTGTTGCGAAGCTAATGGGTTTGGAAGCATTACCAGATTCTATATCCTC TGCTGGGTCTTCAGAACTTAGTGACCTGTGTCGACCAATCCAGGTTTCTAATTCTACAAAAAACTTGTGGAAGGAACCAAGATCACCACGCTGGAAAAATCCTGATTCAATAATGAAACCCATTTCAAGATTTCCTATTGAACCAGCACCATGGAAGCAGATGGATGGGAATTGGAGTTCTCAAAAGCCAGCTTGTAAGGGTATGAAAGCTCCAGCTAAATCCCCTTTCAGCTTTCCTTCAGTTTACAGTGAAATTGAGAAGAGGATAAAAGATCTTGAATTTTCACAATCAGGGAAGGATCTCAGAGCTCTTAAACAGATACTTGAAGCAATGCAGACCAAAGGGCTGCTAGAAATTCAGAAAGAGGAGGCTCTAAACTTTTCTGCTTCAAAGGACCATGAACAAAGATTTACGAATTCTACAAGTGCAAGAACGGGAAGTCAGCGAAAGCTGCAAAATGATATTGTTTCTACTTCCACCAGAAGGGGGACCATGTCTTCAAGGAAATTTGAGTCCCCAATTGTCATCATGAAACCTGCGAAACtagttgaaaaatctggaattCCTGCCTCTTCAGTCTTACCCATAGACGACTTATCCAGTCTCCCACAAATTCAAGGTGGTACCTTTTCTGACAGTAGAAGGAGTGCAATTAATAGTAGAGCAGCTAAAGACCAGATTCCTAAGTCTGGGAGCCGAGACAATGCTGGAAATTCCAAAGATATGAAATCCAACAATAGAGTACTGAAATCTCCACAGACATCAGTAAAGTCTCCACAGTTGCCAAAAGAAAGCAGTGCAGGCTCGCTAAAGAGCTCAGGGTCCATCAGCCCAAGAATGCAGCCGAAGAGACAGGAGTTGGAGAAGCGGTCGAGGCCTCCTATACCTCCATCGGATTTAAGCAGGACAAGAAGGCAACCCAATAATAAGCAAGCAACAGAATCAAGCTCCCCAGGTGGAAGACGCAGGCAAAAGTCTATGAATTTACAACTAAGTGGTGACCAGCTGAGTGAGAACACTAATGAATCAAGGAATTTGAGCTAccatgaaaatgaaatttcagctcaatcagatgGAAGTATCTTATCTGATTCAAGGTTGGATGTGGAAGTCACCAGTGCTGAAAGATCTCCTGAGATTAGTAGCGGCTATAGTCCATCGATGGAGGCTGTCCATTACCTGGTTTCTGACTTAATTAATAAG AAATCTATGCCCATAGCCATAGAAGAAGAACCATTGGCAGAGCATCCTACAGTTGCTCCTGAGTATCCTAGCCCTGTGTCAGTTCTTGACAGTGCTATGGATATGGATGACTCACCATCACCCGTGAAGAGGATAACAAAGACCTTCCGAG GTGATGAATCTCATGAGACTAATGTAATTCCCAATACAGAGGAATGTAGTGTGGTGGACAGTTTAGCAACTAATGCTGTTGGACCTTGCCCTGCATCTGAAATTAGCAGGAAGAAACTGCAAAACGTTGAAAATCTGGTTCAGAAACTTAGAAGACTCAACTCTAGCCATGATGAAGCCCGCATCGATTATATTGCATCTCTTTGTGATAACACGAACCCAGACCACAGATACATTTCTGAGATTTTATTAGCCTCTGGTCTCCTCCTGAGGGACCTTGGCTCAAGTCTGACAAACTTCCAGTTTGATCCGTCAGGCCCCCCTATCAATCCTAAACTATTTTTGGTATTGGAACAAACGAAAGGAGGCAGCACTTACTTAAAGGAAGAATGTGCTCCAGAAAAGGCTGTCCAGTTGCGGTCAAAACAAAAAGTTCacagaaaactcatttttgatACCATTAATGAAATTCTTGCCAGAAAACTAGCAATCCTGGAACTGTCTTCGGATCCATGGTTAAGACCTCTGAAGCTGGCAAGAGAGTCTTTGAATGCACAAAAGCTTCTGAGAGAATTGTGTTCGGAAGTAGAACTGCTTCAAGGTAAAAGCTCAAAGAGCAGCTTAGAGGATGAAGATGATGGATTGAAAACCATCTTGTGGGAGGATGTGATGAATCGATCAGAAAATTGGACAGCTTTCAACAGTGAAGTTTCAAGCATGGTTCTCGATGTTGAGCGCATGATCTTTAAAGATTTAGTTGATGAAGTTGTGATTGGTGAGGCACCTGCTTTGAGAAACAAACCAGTCGGGCGTCGACAATTGTTTGCAAAGTAG